One Microbacterium keratanolyticum DNA window includes the following coding sequences:
- a CDS encoding pyridoxal phosphate-dependent aminotransferase gives MTIEFRSVIDAMMSTPNRPAGATPPPIRLSQNEMPWQPAEVITAAMTQAISQTHRYPDYHRLAAREAVAASMGLTADRIAIDNGSGSLLHGLARLVCEPGVNGVYCWPSFEAYPAALGLAGASKTPVDIAENGAMDMDAMRAALTDETRIVYLCNPNNPTGGIVGAAEIRRFLQDIPSNILVVLDEAYREFVTDEPVEATLALLDEFENLVILRTLSKSHGLAGIRAGYSASSPRIAEALRRTSVGFALNSIAEAAVIAAFSPEGMAVAEERIATIVAERARIEAALADAGVSFLPSQSNFIFLHGDAADLLAGFAAQGVLARPFPNAGGARITVGLPAENDAVLSALV, from the coding sequence ATGACCATCGAGTTCCGCAGCGTGATCGACGCGATGATGTCCACGCCCAACCGTCCGGCGGGCGCGACGCCGCCGCCGATCCGCCTCTCGCAGAACGAGATGCCGTGGCAGCCCGCCGAGGTGATCACCGCCGCGATGACGCAGGCGATCAGCCAGACGCACCGCTACCCCGACTACCACCGCCTCGCCGCCCGCGAGGCCGTCGCCGCCAGCATGGGCCTCACCGCCGACCGCATCGCGATCGACAACGGCTCGGGCTCGCTGCTGCACGGACTCGCACGCCTCGTCTGCGAACCCGGCGTCAACGGCGTCTACTGCTGGCCGTCCTTCGAGGCCTACCCGGCAGCGCTCGGACTCGCCGGTGCATCCAAGACCCCCGTCGACATCGCCGAGAACGGCGCGATGGACATGGACGCGATGCGCGCCGCCCTCACCGACGAGACGCGCATCGTCTACCTCTGCAACCCGAACAACCCCACCGGCGGCATCGTCGGGGCGGCGGAGATCCGTCGCTTCCTCCAGGACATCCCGTCGAACATCCTCGTGGTGCTCGACGAGGCCTACCGCGAGTTCGTCACCGACGAGCCCGTCGAGGCGACCCTGGCCCTGCTCGACGAGTTCGAGAACCTCGTCATCCTGCGCACGCTGTCCAAGTCCCACGGCCTCGCGGGCATTCGCGCCGGCTACTCGGCATCCTCCCCGCGGATCGCCGAAGCGCTGCGCCGCACCTCGGTCGGCTTCGCGCTCAACAGCATCGCCGAAGCCGCAGTCATCGCGGCCTTCAGCCCGGAGGGCATGGCGGTCGCCGAGGAGCGCATCGCCACGATCGTCGCCGAGCGCGCACGTATCGAGGCCGCCCTCGCCGACGCCGGAGTGTCGTTCCTGCCGAGCCAGTCGAACTTCATTTTCCTGCACGGCGACGCCGCCGACCTCCTGGCCGGATTCGCCGCCCAGGGTGTGCTCGCCCGTCCCTTCCCGAACGCCGGCGGTGCGCGCATCACGGTCGGCCTCCCGGCCGAGAACGACGCCGTGCTGTCCGCCCTCGTCTGA
- a CDS encoding ABC transporter permease: protein MTATDFERDQRASLRRSITSKVLWGLFIAVLALIFIYPVTMIILGTFRDGLPTSPAPFTLQGFVDAFTSEMTWTTLSHSSILVVVCGAIAVSGGAMFAWVGANTNVPGRKWLTPLMVINLFIPPLFHTMGWLMLGNKQNGLLNQLGQLIGLPEGFINIQSWPGLIMLLSLGYMPFAYLLMLGAFKNRDQALDEAASISGASTMRTFFTITLPSVGPAITGAALLIAVLVFQAFDSPQMIGRQAGIYVFSTQIYRYVRDSVPAEYTRAFALALILIILVLVLFLVQRSLLRGRSFTTLTGKTSRREPQELGPVRWVFTALIAIFMLLNLVLPLIAMIIGSMQKIYGVMNLGLSFDNYVTILSDPKLSATLTTTAQLAILGGFGSMAVALLTTYVVARRGGFLKAYTSFAVWIPWALPGLVLALAYMFAILYIPAFRPLYGTAALMTIVLIVATIPVSSRIAEGALAQLSPELEEAGAISGAGRMRVLVSIVLRLVLPSFLAGWFLAALFIIGNLAVPLLLAPPKVTPVSMAAYELFLSGEMSTGAALFMIILAAATVVVLVGALAFKVFARWQAKRGHATTSLSHIAS from the coding sequence GTGACTGCGACCGATTTCGAGCGCGACCAGCGAGCGTCGCTGCGACGCTCCATCACGAGCAAGGTCCTGTGGGGTCTGTTCATCGCCGTGCTGGCCCTGATCTTCATCTACCCGGTGACGATGATCATCCTCGGAACCTTCCGGGACGGCCTCCCCACGAGCCCCGCGCCGTTCACGCTCCAGGGTTTCGTCGACGCCTTCACATCCGAGATGACCTGGACGACGCTCTCGCACTCCTCGATCCTCGTCGTCGTCTGCGGCGCGATCGCCGTGTCCGGCGGTGCCATGTTCGCCTGGGTCGGCGCCAACACGAACGTCCCCGGCCGCAAGTGGCTGACGCCGCTCATGGTCATCAACCTGTTCATTCCGCCGCTGTTCCACACCATGGGCTGGCTCATGCTCGGCAACAAGCAGAACGGTCTGCTGAACCAGCTCGGACAGCTCATCGGCCTTCCCGAGGGCTTCATCAACATCCAGTCCTGGCCGGGCCTGATCATGCTGCTGTCGCTCGGCTACATGCCGTTCGCGTACCTGCTCATGCTCGGCGCGTTCAAGAACCGCGACCAGGCACTGGACGAGGCCGCATCCATCAGCGGCGCGAGCACCATGCGCACGTTCTTCACGATCACGCTGCCGTCGGTCGGACCCGCGATCACCGGAGCCGCACTGCTCATCGCCGTGCTCGTGTTCCAGGCCTTCGACAGCCCCCAGATGATCGGCCGCCAGGCGGGCATCTACGTCTTCTCGACGCAGATCTACCGCTACGTGCGCGACTCCGTCCCGGCCGAGTACACCCGCGCCTTCGCGCTCGCGCTCATCCTGATCATCCTCGTGCTCGTCCTGTTCCTCGTGCAGCGCTCACTGCTCCGCGGCCGCTCGTTCACGACCCTCACCGGCAAGACCTCGCGCCGTGAGCCGCAGGAGCTCGGTCCCGTGCGCTGGGTCTTCACCGCTCTCATCGCGATCTTCATGCTGCTGAACCTCGTGCTTCCGCTCATCGCCATGATCATCGGCAGCATGCAGAAGATCTACGGCGTCATGAACCTCGGTCTCTCGTTCGACAACTACGTCACGATCCTCAGCGACCCGAAGCTCAGCGCGACGCTCACCACGACCGCACAGCTGGCGATCCTCGGCGGATTCGGCTCGATGGCCGTCGCCCTGCTCACGACCTACGTCGTCGCCCGCCGCGGTGGCTTCCTCAAGGCTTACACCTCGTTCGCGGTGTGGATCCCCTGGGCCCTGCCGGGTCTCGTCCTCGCACTCGCGTACATGTTCGCGATCCTCTACATCCCGGCGTTCCGCCCGCTGTACGGCACCGCAGCCCTCATGACGATCGTCCTGATCGTCGCGACGATCCCGGTCTCCAGCCGCATCGCAGAAGGCGCGTTGGCCCAGCTCTCCCCCGAGCTGGAGGAGGCCGGAGCGATCTCAGGCGCCGGCCGCATGCGAGTGCTCGTGAGCATCGTGCTCCGCCTCGTGCTGCCGAGCTTCCTCGCCGGATGGTTCCTCGCGGCGCTGTTCATCATCGGCAACCTCGCGGTTCCGCTGCTGCTCGCACCGCCGAAGGTCACCCCGGTGTCGATGGCCGCCTACGAACTGTTCCTCTCGGGCGAGATGAGCACGGGCGCCGCCCTGTTCATGATCATCCTCGCCGCTGCCACCGTCGTCGTCCTCGTCGGCGCGCTCGCCTTCAAGGTGTTCGCGCGCTGGCAGGCGAAGCGCGGGCATGCCACGACTTCCCTGTCCCACATCGCGTCCTGA
- a CDS encoding ABC transporter ATP-binding protein, producing the protein MTEVLVSGLTKQYGGKSALHGIDLKIASGEFVTLLGPSGCGKTTTLRCLAGLERPTTGRITMADRVVVDTDKKVFVPADKRKVGMVFQSYALWPHLSVAENVAYPLKVARLGSQDRQSRVQEMLQAVGLAGYEKRPVTALSGGQQQRVALARAMAARPGIIFYDEPLSNLDSKLRYQMGQQVRALHNQFETTSVYVTHDQEEAITLSDRIIVMSEGNIVQDGAPADLYDRPKSAYVADFMGFQNILPGTVEAVNGNVADIRVDGTSLVLSGVATSAVQVGERADVAFRAAHARIDESGLTGAGRLEGVVERTTYLGSAVNLLVRADGLPLRVRVETSDLAPEQIPAAGDTLRLAVNPARAVVLSHKEAAVDGYLTTMTDAIVSPR; encoded by the coding sequence ATGACTGAGGTCCTGGTTTCCGGGCTGACCAAGCAGTACGGCGGAAAGTCGGCACTGCACGGAATCGATCTGAAGATCGCCTCCGGCGAGTTCGTCACCCTGCTCGGCCCTTCGGGCTGCGGCAAGACGACGACTCTGCGTTGCCTCGCCGGTCTGGAACGCCCCACCACAGGCAGGATCACGATGGCCGACCGCGTGGTCGTCGACACGGACAAGAAGGTCTTTGTCCCTGCCGACAAGCGCAAGGTGGGCATGGTGTTCCAGAGCTACGCGCTGTGGCCGCACCTGAGCGTCGCCGAGAATGTGGCGTACCCGCTCAAGGTGGCCCGGCTCGGAAGCCAGGACCGTCAGTCTCGTGTGCAGGAGATGCTGCAGGCCGTCGGCCTCGCGGGCTACGAGAAGCGCCCGGTGACGGCGCTCTCGGGCGGCCAGCAGCAGCGTGTGGCTCTGGCCCGCGCGATGGCCGCCCGCCCGGGCATCATCTTCTACGACGAGCCGCTCTCGAACCTCGACTCGAAGCTGCGCTACCAGATGGGTCAGCAGGTCCGCGCGCTGCACAACCAGTTCGAGACGACCTCGGTGTACGTCACGCACGACCAGGAAGAGGCCATCACGCTCTCGGACCGGATCATCGTGATGAGCGAGGGCAACATCGTGCAGGACGGCGCACCCGCCGACCTGTACGACCGCCCGAAGTCCGCGTACGTCGCCGACTTCATGGGCTTCCAGAACATCCTCCCGGGCACGGTGGAAGCCGTGAACGGCAACGTCGCCGACATCCGCGTCGACGGCACCTCGCTCGTCCTCTCCGGCGTCGCCACCTCGGCCGTACAGGTCGGGGAGCGGGCGGATGTCGCGTTCCGCGCCGCACACGCCCGCATCGACGAGTCCGGCCTCACGGGCGCGGGTCGCCTGGAGGGCGTCGTCGAGCGCACCACGTACCTGGGCAGCGCGGTCAACCTCCTCGTGCGCGCAGACGGCCTCCCGCTGCGCGTGCGCGTCGAGACATCCGACCTCGCGCCCGAACAGATCCCCGCTGCCGGCGACACCCTGCGTCTCGCCGTCAACCCCGCCCGCGCAGTGGTGCTCTCCCACAAGGAGGCCGCCGTCGACGGCTACCTCACCACCATGACCGACGCCATCGTCTCGCCCCGCTGA
- a CDS encoding ABC transporter substrate-binding protein: protein MKFNPVVRTATAVVAIGALASLAACASTPAAPDEPDAGSSTGIEIPGATEDQAAKFNELYEAAVESGNTDIVFYGPSATTSTALLKVFTDRFPELSVTLKDMADAQILTTMQTEAATGQRVGDLWWGGDSIQAAMEADICTPVDVFSGPDGFTPPTAQDDRLIYFAYRMFGFVYNSDNVKAADAPKGWNDLLDSEWKGQIAMGDPNAGALRHIFTGMMRPDGHAEQFGEAYVEKLAAQDIQYVDPERNVSAEVASGRFPVGAGVFYGYYLAQKEKGAPLEFVFPLEGGGNFLSRSSLCVAKDGPAADATELFVNWIFTEEGQQALAEKDFSYGNTPTAPGPEGMDSLDKIDKLPFANPDPDFNKPYFEFIEKTFTK, encoded by the coding sequence ATGAAGTTCAATCCAGTAGTACGCACGGCCACTGCGGTCGTCGCGATCGGTGCACTCGCCTCCCTCGCCGCCTGCGCCAGCACGCCGGCAGCTCCCGATGAGCCGGATGCCGGCTCGTCGACCGGCATCGAGATCCCCGGTGCCACCGAGGACCAGGCAGCCAAGTTCAACGAGCTCTATGAGGCCGCCGTCGAATCCGGGAACACCGACATCGTGTTCTACGGCCCCTCGGCGACAACCTCCACCGCACTGCTCAAGGTCTTCACCGACCGCTTCCCCGAGCTCTCGGTGACGCTGAAGGACATGGCCGACGCGCAGATCCTCACCACGATGCAGACCGAGGCCGCCACCGGCCAGCGCGTCGGCGACCTGTGGTGGGGTGGCGACTCGATCCAGGCCGCCATGGAAGCCGACATCTGCACCCCGGTCGACGTCTTCTCCGGCCCCGACGGGTTCACGCCGCCGACCGCGCAGGACGACCGTCTGATCTACTTCGCCTACCGCATGTTCGGATTCGTCTACAACTCCGACAACGTCAAGGCCGCTGACGCACCGAAGGGCTGGAACGACCTGCTCGATTCGGAGTGGAAGGGCCAGATCGCGATGGGCGACCCCAACGCCGGCGCCCTGCGTCACATCTTCACGGGCATGATGCGCCCCGACGGTCACGCCGAGCAGTTCGGTGAGGCCTACGTCGAGAAGCTCGCCGCGCAGGACATCCAGTACGTCGACCCCGAGCGCAACGTCTCGGCCGAGGTCGCCAGCGGCCGCTTCCCTGTCGGTGCCGGAGTGTTCTACGGTTACTACCTCGCACAGAAGGAGAAGGGCGCTCCGCTGGAGTTCGTCTTCCCGCTCGAGGGCGGCGGCAACTTCCTCAGCCGCTCGAGCCTCTGCGTCGCCAAGGACGGCCCCGCCGCCGACGCGACCGAACTGTTCGTGAACTGGATCTTCACGGAGGAGGGCCAGCAGGCTCTCGCCGAGAAGGACTTCTCGTACGGCAACACCCCGACGGCCCCCGGCCCCGAAGGCATGGACTCGCTCGACAAGATCGACAAGCTGCCGTTCGCGAACCCGGACCCGGACTTCAACAAGCCGTACTTCGAGTTCATCGAGAAGACGTTCACGAAGTAA
- a CDS encoding amidohydrolase family protein has protein sequence MSELPTPRSDSPQIRELAEIGGRSDSRDVLAHATKQAENEYDDYFIVDIDAHVSEDHFWGEVLDLIDNDVWRQIGLQQHAGFGGNNALLNIQPGMSHQSVGGRIGHQGRKEPVDGAAGHPFVTAARRGMDAMGLDYQVVFPSAMLLLGMHPQDEVEVVLGRAFNRWLTEVILPPNPRLKGMLYLPYNTPEVCEELVEKYADDPGIIGYTVCSTRNNPVHSDVYTRLYKLIEDSGKPLAFHSGYHWGDPSFAQLNRFLSMHALSFTHYNQIHVTNWIINAMPERFPKLKMVWVESGLAWIPFLMQRLDHEVLMRPSEAPGLKRLPSEYMKEMWYTTQPMERTNMELLEATFKSFNAETQLLYSSDWPHWDWDAPSTITRLPFLSEQAKRNILGLNAAKLFNLPTDRMKPSAADVLRDRPGVS, from the coding sequence ATGAGCGAACTCCCCACCCCCCGCTCCGACAGCCCGCAGATTCGCGAGCTGGCCGAGATCGGCGGACGCTCCGACTCCCGCGATGTGCTGGCCCACGCGACGAAGCAGGCCGAGAACGAGTACGACGACTACTTCATCGTCGACATCGACGCGCACGTCTCCGAAGACCACTTCTGGGGTGAGGTCCTCGACCTCATCGACAACGATGTCTGGCGCCAGATCGGTCTGCAGCAGCATGCGGGCTTCGGCGGCAACAACGCTCTCCTCAACATCCAGCCCGGCATGTCGCACCAGAGCGTCGGCGGCCGCATCGGCCACCAGGGCCGCAAGGAGCCCGTCGACGGCGCCGCAGGGCACCCCTTCGTCACGGCCGCACGCCGCGGCATGGACGCGATGGGTCTCGACTACCAGGTGGTGTTCCCGAGCGCGATGCTGCTGCTCGGCATGCACCCGCAGGACGAGGTCGAGGTCGTTCTCGGCCGCGCGTTCAACCGCTGGCTGACCGAGGTCATCCTCCCGCCGAACCCTCGCCTCAAGGGCATGCTCTACCTGCCCTACAACACCCCCGAGGTGTGCGAGGAGCTCGTCGAGAAGTACGCCGACGACCCGGGCATCATCGGCTACACGGTCTGCTCCACGCGCAACAACCCCGTGCACTCGGACGTCTACACGCGCCTGTACAAGCTCATCGAGGACAGCGGCAAGCCGCTCGCCTTCCACTCGGGCTACCACTGGGGCGACCCGTCGTTCGCGCAGCTCAACCGCTTCCTCTCGATGCACGCGCTGTCGTTCACGCACTACAACCAGATCCACGTCACGAACTGGATCATCAACGCGATGCCGGAGCGCTTCCCGAAGCTCAAGATGGTGTGGGTCGAGAGCGGCCTGGCGTGGATCCCGTTCCTCATGCAGCGCCTCGACCACGAGGTCCTCATGCGCCCGAGTGAGGCACCCGGCCTGAAGCGCCTGCCGAGCGAGTACATGAAGGAGATGTGGTACACGACGCAGCCGATGGAGCGCACCAACATGGAGCTGCTCGAGGCGACGTTCAAGTCCTTCAACGCCGAGACGCAGCTGCTGTACTCGTCGGACTGGCCGCACTGGGACTGGGATGCGCCGTCGACCATCACGCGTCTGCCGTTCCTTTCGGAGCAGGCCAAGCGCAACATCCTCGGGCTGAACGCGGCGAAGCTGTTCAACCTGCCCACTGACCGCATGAAGCCTTCGGCCGCCGATGTGCTTCGGGATCGTCCGGGAGTCTCCTGA
- a CDS encoding helix-turn-helix domain-containing protein, which yields MPIVIDLDVELAKKKMSVQEFADAIGITPANVAVLKNGRAKAVRFTTLEAICRVLDCQPGDIMRWVPDAAQSTETEPRA from the coding sequence ATGCCGATCGTCATCGACCTCGACGTCGAGCTGGCCAAGAAGAAGATGAGCGTGCAGGAGTTCGCGGATGCCATCGGCATCACCCCCGCGAACGTCGCCGTGCTGAAGAACGGACGCGCCAAGGCCGTGCGCTTCACGACGCTGGAAGCCATCTGCCGTGTGCTCGACTGCCAGCCGGGCGACATCATGCGCTGGGTTCCGGATGCGGCGCAGTCGACCGAGACGGAGCCGCGCGCATGA
- a CDS encoding DUF2975 domain-containing protein translates to MQPRVTATLKALIAVMIALLLASQIFAIPEIAQMTADRNPDVAQLKIPGIIAAILFLVLVQVTLVCVWRLLSLVRADQIFSPKAFRYVDVILAMLICAGVLIAASYVVIMLARAVSPTVQLLAALGVVVSFSLGLLVIVLRGLLTKALQLEQDMSEVV, encoded by the coding sequence ATGCAACCGCGCGTCACCGCCACGCTCAAGGCACTCATCGCCGTCATGATCGCACTGCTGCTCGCCAGCCAGATCTTCGCGATCCCGGAGATCGCCCAGATGACGGCGGACCGCAACCCCGACGTCGCGCAGTTGAAGATCCCGGGCATCATCGCCGCGATCCTGTTCCTCGTCCTCGTGCAGGTGACCCTCGTCTGCGTCTGGCGGCTGCTCTCGCTCGTCCGCGCGGATCAGATCTTCAGCCCGAAGGCCTTTCGCTATGTCGATGTCATCCTCGCGATGCTGATCTGCGCCGGTGTGCTCATCGCGGCCTCCTATGTCGTGATCATGCTCGCTCGCGCCGTCTCGCCCACGGTGCAGCTGCTGGCCGCACTCGGTGTGGTCGTGAGCTTCAGCCTCGGGCTGCTCGTGATCGTCCTGCGCGGACTCCTCACGAAGGCCCTGCAGCTCGAGCAGGACATGTCCGAGGTGGTCTGA
- a CDS encoding Rieske (2Fe-2S) protein, translating to MSATIVRRDIRVASLADLKERERIVLDVEGTELGLYFYLDEVRAWYNVCPHQGGPVCQGKTMARTIQLVRDDLKSGGPGHHPTDRNIVCPWHGFEFNLLTGRHTTDETVRLRPIPVRVDGDDVIVTV from the coding sequence ATGAGCGCAACGATCGTCCGCCGCGACATCCGTGTCGCCAGCCTCGCCGATCTGAAGGAACGCGAGCGCATCGTCCTCGATGTCGAGGGCACCGAGCTCGGTCTGTACTTCTACCTGGACGAGGTCCGCGCCTGGTACAACGTCTGCCCCCACCAGGGCGGACCGGTCTGCCAGGGCAAGACGATGGCACGCACGATCCAGCTCGTGCGCGACGACCTCAAGAGCGGTGGCCCCGGCCACCACCCGACGGATCGCAACATCGTGTGCCCGTGGCACGGTTTCGAGTTCAACCTGCTGACGGGGCGCCACACGACGGATGAGACGGTGCGCCTGCGCCCGATCCCGGTCCGTGTGGACGGCGATGACGTGATCGTCACCGTCTGA